A window of Dasypus novemcinctus isolate mDasNov1 unplaced genomic scaffold, mDasNov1.1.hap2 scaffold_124, whole genome shotgun sequence contains these coding sequences:
- the LOC101439834 gene encoding C-type lectin domain family 4 member G-like gives MAEGRPSGWQPAQDLTPMGEKSLPVLKESGQQEQNPPQFDPWKFLCLAMTTLMFLLVMIVGVVLGNVLLLNYQLEEELNQLNNTFTKGLADARHNRDFIRGEMFRQMNAVQSGNGSSCTPCPEDWTAFEGSCYNFSINRLTWIEAKDQCIHAGAHLVIINSLAEQKFLTTSQQEFWIGLTKYYRNGLYKWQDGSSLTYTNWRYENWNFYDCVYLMTSGHWDSDYCGGYRLYHWICEKPQIC, from the exons ATGGCTGAAGGCAGGCCCAGTGGGTGGCAGCCTGCTCAGGACCTCACACCCATGGGGGAGAAATCTCTGCCTGTACTCAAGGAATCTG GACAGCAGGAACAAAATCCTCCCCAGTTTGATCCCTGGAAGTTTCTGTGTCTGGCGATGACCACGCTGATGTTTCTCTTGGTCATGATCGTTGGTGTGGTCCTGGGAAATG TCTTACTTTTAAACTACCAATTAGAAGAAGAATTGAATCAACTGAACAACACAT TTACAAAAGGACTGGCAGATGCTAGACACAATCGGGACTTCATTCGGGGAGAAATGTTCCGGCAAATGAACGCTGTGCAGTCAGGAAATG GATCTTCCTGCACTCCCTGCCCTGAGGACTGGACAGCATTTGAGGGCTCCTGCTATAACTTTAGTATAAACAGACTCACCTGGATTGAAGCCAAGGATCAGTGTATCCATGCGGGAGCTCACCTGGTCATCATCAACAGCCTAGCAGagcag AAATTCCTAACTACATCTCAACAAGAGTTTTGGATCGGCCTCACAAAATATTACAGAAATGGCCTGTACAAGTGGCAAGATGGATCATCTCTCACCTACAC GAACTGGCGATATGAAAATTGGAATTTCTATGACTGTGTCTACCTAATGACATCCGGCCACTGGGACAGTGATTATTGTGGTGGCTACCGTCTCTACCATTGGATCTGTGAGAAGCCTCAGATCTGCTGA